Proteins from one Corynebacterium testudinoris genomic window:
- a CDS encoding phosphoribosylaminoimidazolesuccinocarboxamide synthase has product MRPELSDYNHLSAGKVREIYEVDDDTLLMVVSDRISAYDHILDPEIPDKGRVLTAMSVYFFNTIDFPNHLAGPVDDPRIPEEVLGRALVVKKLKMLPFECVARGYLTGSGLKEYRENGTVCGVPLPEGLTEASKLPEPIFTPATKAELGDHDENVSFDAVVDKLGETRANELRDATLNIYAEAAALAEAKGIILADTKFEFGVDEDGTLVLADEVLTPDSSRYWPASSYEEGQVQPSFDKQYVRNWLTGPKSGWKVDGDTPPPALPGSVVEATRERYIEAYERLSGSKFCTWVGSCV; this is encoded by the coding sequence ATGCGCCCTGAGCTTTCCGACTACAACCATCTTTCCGCAGGCAAAGTCCGGGAAATCTACGAGGTCGACGACGACACCCTTCTCATGGTCGTCTCCGATCGCATCTCCGCATACGACCACATCCTCGATCCGGAGATCCCCGACAAGGGGCGGGTGCTCACGGCAATGAGCGTGTACTTCTTCAACACCATCGACTTCCCCAACCACCTCGCCGGCCCCGTGGATGACCCGCGAATCCCCGAGGAAGTCCTGGGACGGGCACTCGTGGTGAAGAAGCTGAAGATGCTCCCCTTCGAATGCGTGGCGCGCGGCTACCTCACCGGGTCGGGGCTCAAGGAATACCGAGAGAACGGCACCGTATGTGGCGTGCCATTGCCGGAAGGGCTGACAGAAGCGTCGAAGCTGCCGGAGCCGATCTTTACCCCCGCCACCAAGGCGGAGCTCGGTGACCACGATGAAAACGTGAGCTTTGACGCGGTCGTCGACAAGCTGGGTGAAACCCGGGCGAACGAACTGCGCGATGCCACCTTGAACATCTACGCCGAGGCCGCCGCGCTAGCGGAGGCGAAGGGGATCATCCTCGCGGACACCAAGTTCGAATTCGGCGTGGACGAGGACGGCACGCTGGTGCTCGCCGATGAAGTACTCACCCCCGATTCTTCCCGCTACTGGCCGGCCTCCTCCTATGAGGAGGGGCAAGTGCAGCCGAGCTTTGACAAGCAGTACGTGCGCAACTGGCTGACCGGCCCGAAGTCGGGCTGGAAGGTGGACGGCGACACCCCGCCGCCGGCACTGCCCGGATCAGTCGTCGAGGCGACCCGCGAGCGCTACATCGAGGCCTACGAGCGGCTATCGGGAAGCAAATTCTGCACCTGGGTAGGCTCCTGCGTCTAA
- the purB gene encoding adenylosuccinate lyase, with protein sequence MGGVSEKKKIANVLSNRYASAELTELWSAEHKIILERQLWIAVMKAQRDLGVDIPAEAISAYEAVVEQVDLQSIADRERITRHDVKARIEEFNDLAGHEHIHKGMTSRDLTENVEQLQIFQSLELVHGKAVAVVARIASRASEYQSLVMAGRSHNVAAQATTLGKRFASAADEMLVAIERTEDLLERYPLRGIKGPMGTSQDMLDLMGGNESKLASLETSIADYLGFHRMFDSVGQIYPRSLDFDAVSALVQLGAGPSSLAHTIRLMAGNETVTEGFKEGQVGSSAMPHKMNARSCERVGGLQVILRGYLTMVADLAGQQWNEGDVFCSVIRRVALPDAFFALDGMFETFLTVLDEFGAFPAMIDRELERYLPFLATTRILMAAVRAGVGRETAHEVIKENAVAVALNMRENGGEQDLIERLAADERLPMTREDLDAALADKHAFIGAAESQVARVVSRVEALVQMHPQAASYRPGEIL encoded by the coding sequence ATCGGGGGCGTGTCTGAAAAGAAGAAGATCGCCAACGTCCTGTCCAACCGCTACGCATCCGCCGAGCTGACTGAACTGTGGAGCGCCGAGCACAAGATCATCCTCGAGCGGCAGCTGTGGATCGCGGTGATGAAGGCACAGCGCGACCTGGGCGTGGACATCCCGGCGGAGGCGATCTCGGCATATGAGGCCGTCGTTGAGCAGGTAGATCTGCAGTCCATCGCGGACCGCGAACGGATCACCCGCCACGACGTGAAGGCCCGCATTGAGGAGTTCAACGACCTCGCCGGGCACGAGCACATTCACAAGGGCATGACCTCCCGTGACCTCACGGAAAACGTGGAGCAGCTGCAGATCTTCCAGTCGCTGGAATTGGTGCACGGCAAGGCGGTGGCCGTGGTGGCACGCATCGCCAGCCGCGCCAGCGAGTACCAGTCGCTGGTGATGGCCGGTCGCTCCCACAACGTCGCCGCCCAGGCCACGACCTTGGGAAAGCGGTTCGCCAGCGCGGCCGACGAGATGCTGGTGGCCATTGAGCGCACCGAGGACCTGCTGGAGCGCTACCCGCTGCGCGGCATCAAGGGGCCGATGGGTACCTCGCAGGACATGCTCGACCTCATGGGCGGCAACGAGTCCAAGCTGGCATCGTTGGAAACCTCGATCGCTGATTACTTGGGATTTCACCGCATGTTTGATTCGGTGGGGCAGATCTACCCGCGCTCCCTCGACTTCGATGCTGTTTCTGCACTGGTGCAATTGGGCGCGGGCCCGTCGTCGTTGGCGCACACCATCCGCCTCATGGCAGGCAATGAGACCGTGACGGAGGGATTCAAGGAGGGCCAGGTCGGTTCCTCGGCGATGCCGCACAAGATGAACGCCCGTTCCTGCGAGCGCGTTGGCGGCCTGCAGGTTATCCTGCGTGGCTACCTCACGATGGTGGCTGACCTGGCGGGCCAGCAGTGGAACGAAGGCGATGTGTTCTGTTCCGTCATCCGTCGCGTCGCGCTGCCCGATGCTTTCTTCGCGCTGGACGGCATGTTCGAGACATTCCTCACGGTCCTCGATGAGTTCGGGGCTTTCCCGGCCATGATTGATCGCGAGTTGGAACGCTACCTGCCGTTCCTGGCCACGACCCGCATTCTCATGGCCGCGGTGCGCGCCGGGGTGGGGCGTGAAACAGCGCACGAGGTGATTAAGGAAAACGCTGTGGCCGTGGCGTTGAACATGCGCGAAAACGGCGGCGAGCAGGACCTCATTGAGCGCCTCGCGGCGGATGAGCGCCTGCCCATGACGCGGGAGGACCTCGATGCCGCGCTGGCGGATAAGCACGCGTTTATCGGCGCCGCAGAGTCCCAGGTGGCCCGGGTGGTCAGCCGCGTGGAGGCACTCGTGCAGATGCACCCACAGGCCGCCTCCTACCGTCCCGGCGAGATCCTCTAA
- a CDS encoding pyridoxal phosphate-dependent aminotransferase — MQMLDLVHRRRREGKDTIMLCAGQPATGAPAVVVDAAAEALGASTLGYTEVIGDRDLRDTIAGWHSSTYGVDTSAANVIVTTGSSGGFVAAFLAVLDHGDAVALSCPGYPAYRNILESLGARIIDLECDESTRFQPTAAMLEALPAEDRPKAVIVTSPGNPSGTIIDPEELERIAHWCDANDAALISDEDYHGMSFGRPLATARQFSDQAIVVGTLSKYFSMTGWRIGWLIVPDELVTPLENLQASLALCAPAISQSAGQAAFSTAAREELDQHITRYAAAREVLLEELPRLGFTRFANPDGGLYFWVDVSHVTADSEAWCHELVDEIGVAFAPGIDFDPIHGHQWVRLSLCAPEADTREACRRLGAYLERN, encoded by the coding sequence ATGCAGATGCTGGACCTGGTGCACCGGCGGCGTCGGGAAGGCAAAGACACGATCATGCTGTGCGCGGGACAGCCTGCGACGGGTGCTCCCGCGGTGGTCGTGGATGCGGCGGCGGAGGCCTTGGGGGCGTCAACCCTGGGTTATACCGAGGTCATCGGCGACCGCGATCTGCGCGACACGATCGCCGGGTGGCATTCCTCGACGTATGGCGTGGACACCTCTGCCGCCAACGTCATCGTCACCACTGGTTCCTCGGGTGGTTTCGTCGCGGCGTTTCTCGCCGTTCTGGACCATGGCGACGCCGTGGCCTTGAGCTGCCCGGGCTACCCGGCCTACCGCAACATTCTTGAATCCCTCGGCGCCCGGATCATCGACCTGGAATGTGATGAATCCACCCGCTTCCAGCCGACGGCCGCGATGCTCGAGGCGCTGCCGGCTGAGGACCGCCCGAAGGCCGTCATCGTCACCTCCCCGGGCAACCCCTCCGGCACCATCATTGACCCGGAGGAGCTGGAGCGCATCGCCCACTGGTGCGACGCCAACGATGCCGCGTTGATCTCCGACGAGGACTACCACGGCATGAGCTTCGGCCGACCCCTGGCCACCGCCCGCCAATTCTCCGACCAGGCCATCGTGGTGGGCACCCTGTCGAAGTACTTCTCCATGACCGGCTGGCGGATCGGCTGGCTCATCGTCCCCGATGAACTGGTCACTCCGTTAGAAAACCTCCAGGCCTCGCTGGCACTGTGTGCCCCGGCGATTTCGCAGAGCGCCGGGCAGGCCGCCTTCTCCACCGCCGCCAGGGAGGAACTTGATCAGCACATCACGCGCTACGCCGCCGCGCGAGAGGTGCTGCTGGAAGAACTACCCCGCCTCGGATTTACCCGCTTCGCCAACCCCGACGGTGGCCTCTACTTCTGGGTGGATGTCTCCCACGTCACCGCCGACTCGGAGGCCTGGTGCCACGAGCTCGTCGACGAGATCGGGGTGGCCTTCGCCCCGGGCATCGATTTCGACCCGATTCATGGCCATCAGTGGGTCCGCCTATCCTTGTGCGCGCCGGAGGCAGACACCCGAGAGGCATGTCGGCGCCTGGGAGCCTACCTAGAACGGAACTAG
- the purD gene encoding phosphoribosylamine--glycine ligase yields the protein MRILVIGSGGREHALLKGLAADPATTELHVTPGNGGMADLATVHSSAGAVDDGAAMVALATSIEADLVVIGPEIPLVAGVADDLRAAGFAVFGPSKAAAQLEGSKKFAKEVMEAAGVKTAQAEQVLPGASESEIEAAIDRFGPTWVVKDDGLAGGKGVVVTPSREAALEHVRAVHSLGNPVLLESFLSGPEVSLFCLVDGETVVPLLPAQDHKRAFDNDEGPNTGGMGAYTPLPWLPADGVQRIVDEVCVPVAREMVRRGTPYSGLLYAGLAWDTDGPWVVEFNARFGDPETQAVLALLESPLATVLAAVANGTLAQLPPLTWSDAYALTVVLAAAGYPESPRTGDEISGEMLFDAARVLHAGTARTADGTLVSSGGRVLNILGVGPTLEDARADAYATIANIDLDSSFYRRDIALPAVQGEIRV from the coding sequence ATGCGCATTCTCGTGATCGGATCGGGCGGCCGCGAACACGCCCTCCTGAAGGGCCTGGCAGCGGACCCCGCCACCACTGAGCTTCACGTCACCCCCGGAAACGGCGGGATGGCGGACTTAGCCACGGTGCACTCTTCGGCCGGGGCGGTGGATGATGGTGCGGCGATGGTGGCGCTGGCTACCTCGATCGAGGCTGATCTGGTGGTCATCGGCCCGGAGATCCCCCTCGTCGCGGGCGTGGCGGATGATCTGCGTGCGGCTGGGTTCGCGGTGTTCGGCCCGAGCAAGGCGGCGGCGCAGCTGGAGGGGTCGAAGAAGTTTGCCAAGGAGGTCATGGAGGCCGCGGGCGTGAAGACCGCGCAGGCGGAGCAGGTCCTCCCGGGCGCGTCTGAGTCCGAGATCGAGGCGGCGATTGATCGTTTCGGCCCGACCTGGGTGGTCAAGGATGATGGCCTGGCCGGTGGCAAGGGCGTGGTGGTGACGCCTTCCCGTGAGGCGGCCTTGGAGCATGTCCGCGCCGTGCATTCCCTGGGCAACCCCGTGCTGTTGGAGTCTTTCCTCTCCGGGCCGGAGGTGTCGCTGTTTTGCCTGGTCGATGGTGAGACGGTGGTCCCGTTGCTGCCCGCGCAAGATCACAAGCGCGCCTTCGACAACGATGAGGGCCCCAACACTGGCGGCATGGGCGCGTACACGCCGCTGCCGTGGTTGCCGGCCGATGGCGTGCAGCGCATCGTCGACGAGGTCTGCGTGCCCGTCGCCCGCGAGATGGTCAGGCGCGGCACTCCTTACTCCGGTCTCCTCTACGCCGGTCTGGCCTGGGACACCGATGGCCCCTGGGTCGTGGAGTTCAATGCCCGCTTTGGTGATCCGGAAACTCAGGCCGTCCTGGCGTTGCTGGAGTCCCCGCTGGCCACCGTCCTGGCCGCCGTGGCCAACGGCACCCTGGCGCAGTTGCCGCCACTGACCTGGTCGGATGCCTACGCCCTCACGGTCGTGCTCGCCGCCGCGGGCTATCCGGAGTCGCCGCGCACCGGCGATGAGATCAGTGGAGAGATGCTTTTCGACGCCGCCCGGGTCCTCCACGCAGGCACCGCCCGCACTGCGGACGGCACCCTCGTGTCTAGTGGTGGCCGGGTGCTCAATATCCTCGGCGTGGGTCCGACCCTCGAGGATGCGCGCGCGGATGCCTACGCCACCATCGCCAACATTGACCTCGATAGTTCCTTCTACCGCCGCGACATCGCGCTGCCAGCCGTGCAGGGTGAGATAAGGGTATGA
- a CDS encoding HIT family protein gives MSSVFTKIINGELPGRFVYRDDQVVAFLTIEPLRYGHVLVVPIKEVDRWTDLPPMLWMALNDVAQNVGRAVQEAFDAPRAGYVIAGFDVPHAHIHVFPTDRMSDYDFSQALAMDATDPAQMDAAATKIRAILDTDENGLPL, from the coding sequence ATGAGTAGCGTGTTCACCAAAATTATCAATGGCGAGCTGCCCGGCCGCTTCGTTTACCGCGACGACCAGGTCGTGGCCTTTCTCACCATTGAGCCTCTGCGATACGGCCACGTCCTCGTCGTCCCCATCAAGGAGGTCGACCGGTGGACCGATCTCCCGCCGATGCTGTGGATGGCCCTCAACGATGTCGCCCAGAACGTCGGCCGCGCCGTGCAAGAGGCGTTCGACGCTCCCCGCGCCGGCTACGTCATCGCCGGATTCGACGTCCCCCACGCCCACATCCACGTCTTCCCCACCGACCGGATGAGCGACTACGACTTCTCCCAGGCCCTGGCCATGGATGCCACCGACCCGGCCCAGATGGACGCCGCCGCCACGAAGATTCGCGCGATCCTCGACACCGATGAGAACGGACTGCCCCTCTGA